A stretch of DNA from Microbacterium sp. LWS13-1.2:
CGGGTCCGCCGGCCTCGAGGAGCAGCACCGAGACGGCCGGATCCTCGCTGAGCCGCGCTGCCACGGCGGCACCCGACGACCCCGCGCCGACGACGACGTAGTCGGCCTCCAGCCCGTCGGCGCCGAAGCCGGCGCTGCGGTCGACCGGTCGCCTCCGCCTCACGCCTGCATCGCCCTGGTCAGCGTCTTGACCAGACCGGGCACCTTGCCGTCGACGAGGTAGCGCGTGAGCCCCGCGCTCACCTCCGCGCCGGTGCGCGAGCTCACGAACCACGGCGGCGTCGGCAGGATGGTGGCCTTCGCCCGTCCGCGGCGCCGGAGCGTGTCGCCCACCGACCGCGGGAACGGGCGGAACGGCCCGCGCGCCACCGACCGCTCGACGCGGTCGAGCAGCAGCGCGTTGTGCACGACGCCGATGCCGCTCGACACGTCGGCGAGCGTCGCCCCGGGGAAGCCGCCCCAGGTCAGGCGGGCGATGAGGAAGTTGAACGCTGTCCAGGTGTTGATCGCGATGTCGCCGTAGCGGAGGTCGGCGATCGCGCGCTCGAACCCCGCGCCCAGCGCCTCTTCGGTGACGGGGTCGATGAGCACGTTCGCGCCGAGCGTGCCGGTCAGCTTGTCGTTCGCGTGCGCCACCGCCGCGTCCAGGAACTCCTGGCCGGTGCCGCCGACCTCGACCACACCCAGGATGGGAGCGAAGTACTCGACGGTCTCGACCGGGTCGCCGTCTTCGTCGCCGCGCACCTCCACGATCGCGCGCGTGCGATCGGCGGCCCAGACGGCATTCGGATAGGCGGATGCCGCGGCCTCGAGCCGCTCGTCGCTGCGGGGGTACCAGACCGGCCGTTCGGGGGCGGCCGCGTACGCCGTGTGCAGTTCGCGCAGGAACTCGGCGCGCTGCGGCCAGTCGGAGCTCACGATGACGACCTGCCCCGCGATGCAGTTGTGCCCGGAGTTCACGAGCCGCATCGTCGCAACATGCTGGGCCTGGTACTTCAGGTCTGCGGCCGACCAGCGCCCCGGCACCACGATGATCGGCGAGACGCCGCCCAGCTCGGCCGTGATCGGCACCGTGAGCTTCGGCTCCCGGTCGGGCACTTCGCCGCCCCCGGTCGCCGAGCCGCCCCCGGTCGCCGAGCCCGTCGAAGCACCCCACACGATGGCGTCGAACGTGACGGCCGAGCCGGTGATGTGCACGTGGGCGATGCGCGGGTGCGAGGTGAGGTACGCGCCGGTAGCGGCGCCGCCGCGCACGATGCGCACGAAGCCGGGCTCGATGAGCGGCGCCAGTGCGCGCTCGAACACCGGCACCATCGCGTCCTGCGTCGGATTGACCTTGAGGAGCGCGACGC
This window harbors:
- a CDS encoding aldehyde dehydrogenase family protein, with the translated sequence MSPTSSTTPAKPRKTTATRPSSRAGASDPGLPDDERAALDEAITRLDEGARVWVALTLDQRARLLGRVRDAVGVVAQEWADAATMSKGLEPGHPLSGEEWLGGPYAVIGLLDALRETLEALANGRSPLEGVTIDEAPGGRLRAHTFPLNGTEKLLLSGFTGEVWFEPGVTADQARREAGLAQLTPTESGGVGLVLGAGNVTSIPVADVLYELFAHNRVALLKVNPTQDAMVPVFERALAPLIEPGFVRIVRGGAATGAYLTSHPRIAHVHITGSAVTFDAIVWGASTGSATGGGSATGGGEVPDREPKLTVPITAELGGVSPIIVVPGRWSAADLKYQAQHVATMRLVNSGHNCIAGQVVIVSSDWPQRAEFLRELHTAYAAAPERPVWYPRSDERLEAAASAYPNAVWAADRTRAIVEVRGDEDGDPVETVEYFAPILGVVEVGGTGQEFLDAAVAHANDKLTGTLGANVLIDPVTEEALGAGFERAIADLRYGDIAINTWTAFNFLIARLTWGGFPGATLADVSSGIGVVHNALLLDRVERSVARGPFRPFPRSVGDTLRRRGRAKATILPTPPWFVSSRTGAEVSAGLTRYLVDGKVPGLVKTLTRAMQA